The genomic DNA GTTCGACTGCGGGGAGCAACCGATCCGCCTGGTCAAGGGGTAAGGAAATGGCCACTGCGGCGACCGTGGAACCTGCGGTGATCGGGATGGCGGCGCAGACCGTGCCCAGTGCGTACTCCTGTCGCTCGATGACAGGTTCCGTACGCTCCATCGTTCTGAACCGCTCAAGAAGCGACTCGCGATCTCGCACTGAGTAACGGGTGAGCGGTTGGACCGGATGGCGGTCGAGATGTTCCTCGCGGGCCTTCTCGTCCAGCTGGCTCAGCAGACACTGGCCGATCGCATGCGCGTGCCCCGTCTCCCGGAACGCGGCCCACTCGTTCACGGCGGGAGCGGCCGGGGTGTCCGCGACCGCGATGAGTTCGATCTCACCCTCGCGGTAGACGGCGCAGTACACCGGGGCACCGATGACGTCGCGCAGATGCGCGAGCGAGTCGGTGACGGAGCTGCGACGATTCTGCACCGCCGGCAGCCCGGTCAGTTTCTCGGCGGCCGCGCCGAAGACGAAGACGCCTTTCTCCCTGCGGAGATAGCCCTCATGGGTCAGGGTGCGCAGCAGGTGGTACGCGGTGGGAAGCGGAAGACCCGCCTCCCGCGCTAGCTGCTTCGCTGGTGCCCCGTCCCGATGGGTGCCCACAGCCTCCAGCAGCCTCAGCGCCCGCTGAACCGAACCGATCAGCGTCGGGACAGCGGCATTCGTTGCCGTGGTCAAAGGTCACCCCCAGGCATGGTGACGGGCGGTCAGCCCTCCCGTGGGGGCCGCCCCCACGGGCCTGCCGCGATCTTGGGGTCCGGCAAACGGACTGTCATACAAACCACTGGTCAGGGTGGTGACGGACGGTTACATCCCAGATGGCGGCAGCGGTACCCCACTGTATCCGTACCGCCCGTTTCGGGATGCGGTTTCCTGGGGGACTTAGCTCAGCTGGCCTAACCTTCGTCGCTCTGCGTGTTCATCGGACCTGCGCCGCGCCTGCCGCCGCGCGGCGCCCGCGTTCCTACCAGTCGCCGCGCGACGAGGACGACGACATGAACTTCCGGACGATGAAGACGACACCGCCCACCAGGACGACGAAGACCAGCACCTTGAAGAGCAGGCCGATGACGAACCCGACCACGCTGGCGATGAGCCCGCCGAACACGACGATCGCGATGACGGGCACCGCGACCCACTTCACCCACCACGGCATCCCCGCGAATATCTCCCGCACGGCCATCGCTCTACCTCGTCTCTGTGAGTTCCTGCCTCGATGCTAGAGGCGCGAGGTGGCCCGGCGGGGGCTCCGCAGCCCTTGGAGTCCCCTGATCGAACCCCTAGGGAACCCGGGGTTCCGGGCTCAGCTCTCGGGCGGCGAGAAGACCACCATCACCCGGAGGTCCTCGGTGATGTGGTGGAACTTGTGGGCCACCCCGGCGGGGACGTACACGACGCTTCCCCGGCCGACCGGGGTCGTCTCCATGCCGACCGTGATCGCCGCCCGGCCGCTGACGACGAAGTACACCTCGTCCTGCTGGTGCGGCTGCTGGGGGTCGAGCTCACCGGCGTTCAGCGCGTACAGGCCGACGGACATGTTGCGTTCCCGCACGAACTGAAGATACGCACCGTCGTTGGCGGCCCGCTCCGCCTCCAGCTCGTCCAGTCTGAATGCCTTCATGGCCCGTCCGCCCCTTTGTACCTGTCGTGCCGGTGTCAGCCACCGATCGTGTCTGCCACGATCAGACACATGAAGAATTTCCTAGTCAAGACGATCGCCAACGCGGGTGCGCTGGCCGTGGCCATCTGGCTGGTCCAGGACATCACGCTCGACGGAGGGAGCACCGGGCGCAAGGCGCTCACCCTGATCGTGGTGGCCCTGCTCTTCGGGCTGGTGAACTTCCTCGTCAAGCCCGTGGTGAAGCTGCTCACGTTTCCGCTGTTCATCCTGACGCTCGGGCTGATCACCCTGGTCGTCAATGCCCTGATGCTGATGCTGACCTCATGGCTGGCCGGCCTGTTCGATCTCAGTTTCCATGTCGACGGGTTCTGGACCGCCGTACTCGGCGGCCTGATCATCTCCGTCGTGTCCTGGGCACTCAACGTCGTCCTGCCCGAAGAGGACTGACCGAGGGGCCGCCGAAGCCCGCTCCGGGGCCCCTGGAACAGTGCTGGGCGGACCGGTGACGCCGGGAAGAGAAGCGAGGAATCAACATGAGCACGATGGGCGACGGGACACGGGCGGTACGGGCGGGGCTTCCCGAACCGGAGCAGTACGAACCCACCCTGCCCGGTCCGGTCTTCGCCGCGCACTTCCATCTGTCCGGCGAACCGGTCGGCCCGTACACCTACGGCCGGGACTCCAACCCTACGTGGACCCATCTGGAGCGGGCCATCGGCGAGCTGGAGGCGCCGGGGGAGGACGTCGAGACCACGGTGTTCGCCTCCGGAATGGCGGCCATCTCGGCGGTGCTGCTGTCCCAGACGCGCACGGGTGACACCGTGGTGCTGCCGGACGACGGCTACCAGGCGCTGCCGCTGGTGCGTGAACAGCTGGAGGCGTACGGCGTCGGGGTACGGACCGCGCCGACGGGAGGCGACGCCCAGCTCGCCGCCCTGGACGGCGCCGGGCTCCTGTGGATCGAGACCCCGTCCAACCCGGGCCTCGATGTCTGCGACGTACGACGGCTCGTCGACGCCGCGCACGCGGCGGGCGCGCTGGTCGCCGTCGACAACACCCTGGCCACCCCGCTCGGCCAGCGCCCGCTGGAACTGGGAGCCGACTTCTCGGTGGCCAGTGACACCAAGGGCATGACCGGACACGGCGACCTCCTCCTCGGCCATGTGACCTGCCGTGATCCCCGGCTGTCGGCAGGGGTACGGCGCTGGCGCAAGGTCGTCGGAGCGATTCCGGGGCCCATGGAGGCGTGGCTCGCGCACCGCTCGCTGGCCACCCTGCACCTGCGGATCGACCGGCAGTGCAGCACCGCACTCGCGCTCGCCGAGGCCCTGGGCGAGCGTCCGGAGGTGACCGGGCTGCGGTATCCGGGACTGCCCGGCGACCCCTCGTACCCCAACGCCGTGCGGCAGATGCGGCGCTTCGGTTCCGTGGTCTCGTTCGTGCTGGCCGACCGGGAGACCGCCGAGCGCTTCCTGACCGCGCTGCGGCTGGTGGACGACGCGACGAGCTTCGGCGGCGTGCGCTCCACCGCCGAACGCCGGGGCCGGT from Streptomyces sp. NBC_00654 includes the following:
- a CDS encoding helix-turn-helix domain-containing protein, yielding MTTATNAAVPTLIGSVQRALRLLEAVGTHRDGAPAKQLAREAGLPLPTAYHLLRTLTHEGYLRREKGVFVFGAAAEKLTGLPAVQNRRSSVTDSLAHLRDVIGAPVYCAVYREGEIELIAVADTPAAPAVNEWAAFRETGHAHAIGQCLLSQLDEKAREEHLDRHPVQPLTRYSVRDRESLLERFRTMERTEPVIERQEYALGTVCAAIPITAGSTVAAVAISLPLDQADRLLPAVEQLRGEVTSLLRSFVFSISI
- a CDS encoding DUF5326 family protein, yielding MREIFAGMPWWVKWVAVPVIAIVVFGGLIASVVGFVIGLLFKVLVFVVLVGGVVFIVRKFMSSSSSRGDW
- a CDS encoding cupin domain-containing protein, translated to MKAFRLDELEAERAANDGAYLQFVRERNMSVGLYALNAGELDPQQPHQQDEVYFVVSGRAAITVGMETTPVGRGSVVYVPAGVAHKFHHITEDLRVMVVFSPPES
- a CDS encoding phage holin family protein, encoding MKNFLVKTIANAGALAVAIWLVQDITLDGGSTGRKALTLIVVALLFGLVNFLVKPVVKLLTFPLFILTLGLITLVVNALMLMLTSWLAGLFDLSFHVDGFWTAVLGGLIISVVSWALNVVLPEED
- a CDS encoding cystathionine gamma-lyase, giving the protein MSTMGDGTRAVRAGLPEPEQYEPTLPGPVFAAHFHLSGEPVGPYTYGRDSNPTWTHLERAIGELEAPGEDVETTVFASGMAAISAVLLSQTRTGDTVVLPDDGYQALPLVREQLEAYGVGVRTAPTGGDAQLAALDGAGLLWIETPSNPGLDVCDVRRLVDAAHAAGALVAVDNTLATPLGQRPLELGADFSVASDTKGMTGHGDLLLGHVTCRDPRLSAGVRRWRKVVGAIPGPMEAWLAHRSLATLHLRIDRQCSTALALAEALGERPEVTGLRYPGLPGDPSYPNAVRQMRRFGSVVSFVLADRETAERFLTALRLVDDATSFGGVRSTAERRGRWGGDAVPEGFIRFSVGAEDPEDLLADVERALDEAVR